One stretch of Arachis hypogaea cultivar Tifrunner chromosome 20, arahy.Tifrunner.gnm2.J5K5, whole genome shotgun sequence DNA includes these proteins:
- the LOC112782747 gene encoding uncharacterized protein, translating into MVGAGGSRREDAPPSLNSTNVFAALSSLKKKKSTSSSKIKEQRRGGGEVTPEKKEVFWAPAPLTAKSWADVDDEDDDDYYATTAPPDSSWGAAVSSEKANDSDAAADVESESDEEEGIYNVEDDAEEEHKNDAEVPTEAEAVVKKLPEPSLATKETERQLSKKELKKKGLEELEAVLAELGYTPRESTGQDDSHGAEKKEDYNGALEKKENATGESKSARKKKKKEKSSKEQKELEDQTDAGNTTSETTGPEKVEDANAGDVKERLKKVASMKKKKSSKEMDAAARAAASEAAARNAKLTAAKKKEKAHYNQQPVR; encoded by the exons ATGGTGGGAGCAGGAGGGAGCAGGAGGGAGGATGCACCACCATCACTGAACAGCACCAACGTCTTCGCCGCCCTTAGtagcttgaagaagaagaagagcacaAGCAGCAGCAAGATCAAGGAGCAGAGAAGAGGAGGAGGCGAAGTGACGCCGGAGAAGAAGGAAGTATTCTGGGCTCCGGCTCCTCTGACGGCGAAGTCATGGGCGGACGTTGACGATGAAGATGACGACGATTACTACGCCACCACGGCTCCTCCTGACTCATCTTGGGGCGCCGCCGTGAGTTCCGAGAAAGCCAATGACAGTGATGCTGCCGCAGATGTG GAAAGTGAGAGTGATGAAGAAGAAGGTATCTATAACGTGGAAGATGATGCAGAAGAGGAACACAAAAATGATGCAGAAGTACCAACAGAAGCTGAAGCCGTTGTTAAGAAGCTTCCTGAACCCTCATTGGCTACCAAAGAAACAGAAAGACAGCTTtctaaaaaggaattaaagaaaaaagGGCTTGAAGAGCTTGAAGCTGTTCTGGCTGAGCTAGGATATACACCAAGAGAGTCCACTGGCCAGGATGATTCCCACG GTGCAGagaagaaagaggactacaatgGTGCCTTGGAAAAGAAGGAGAATGCTACTGGGGAAAGCAAAAgtgcaagaaagaagaagaagaaggagaaatcttCAAAGGAGCAGAAAGAATTGGAAGATCAAACGGATGCTGGAAATACAACATCTGAAACTACTGGCCCAGAAAAGGTAGAAGATGCAAATGCAGGTGATGTTAAAGAGCGGCTCAAGAAAGTTGCttccatgaagaagaaaaagtcaaGTAAGGAGATGGATGCTGCTGCACGCGCTGCTGCAAGCGAGGCTGCTGCAAGAAATGCAAAGCTTACTGCGGCCAAGAAAAAAGAGAAGGCTCATTACAATCAGCAGCCAGTGCGGTAA
- the LOC112782746 gene encoding omega-hydroxypalmitate O-feruloyl transferase, producing MAPPWVQELHLPHLTVPVTIDAMYPVMPSHPIPVQYGDTLYLSNLDDMIGARVFTPTVYFYQQTTANSCANSQKPIVKTLQDALADVLVPYYPLSGRLRETSNGKLEVFFGPSQGALMVEAHSDVALSELGDLTAPNPTWEPLIFKFPDEEPYKVLDMPLVIAQITIFRCGGFSLGLRLCHCICDGLGAMQFLGAWAATAKARTLVTNPRPIWDREVFKPRDPPHIQFPHMEFMKIQEGSNLTMSLWETKPLQKCYRITREFQNLIKSLAMPRDGYGCTTFDAMAAHVWRSWVNALDVRPLTYDLRLTFSVNARQKLRNPPLKEGFYGNVVCVPCTTSKVSELVNPERLSETTRLVREARLSVSEEYLRSTVDFVDLERPKQLEFGGKLTITQWTRFSIYRCADFGWGRPLYAGPIDLTPTPQVCVFLPEGQDGSGGDSCSGGGSMIVCICLPESAAHKFTQAFMLLDDSKFTH from the coding sequence ATGGCTCCTCCGTGGGTCCAAGAGCTCCATCTGCCTCATCTCACCGTTCCCGTTACCATCGACGCCATGTACCCTGTCATGCCATCGCACCCTATACCCGTCCAATATGGAGACACCCTCTACCTCTCCAACCTCGACGACATGATCGGAGCTCGTGTCTTCACACCCACCGTGTACTTTTACCAACAAACCACCGCCAACAGTTGTGCCAATTCACAAAAACCCATAGTCAAAACACTTCAAGATGCCCTTGCTGATGTCTTGGTCCCTTACTACCCTCTCTCAGGGAGGCTAAGGGAAACCAGCAATGGGAAATTAGAAGTGTTCTTTGGTCCAAGCCAAGGTGCACTCATGGTTGAGGCACATTCCGATGTGGCTTTATCCGAATTAGGAGACCTCACTGCACCAAACCCAACTTGGGAGCCATTAATCTTCAAGTTCCCTGATGAAGAGCCATACAAAGTCCTTGATATGCCGCTTGTAATAGCACAAATCACAATCTTCCGCTGCGGCGGATTTAGCCTTGGGTTGCGACTCTGTCATTGCATCTGTGACGGCCTAGGAGCCATGCAGTTTCTAGGCGCATGGGCTGCAACTGCAAAGGCTAGGACTTTGGTAACAAATCCAAGGCCAATTTGGGATAGAGAGGTTTTCAAACCCCGTGACCCTCCTCATATACAATTTCCCCACATGGAGTTTATGAAAATTCAagaaggctcaaatctcacaatgTCGTTATGGGAAACTAAACCGTTACAAAAGTGCTATCGCATCACGCGCGAGTTCCAAAACCTTATAAAATCCCTTGCCATGCCACGTGACGGTTATGGCTGCACAACATTCGACGCAATGGCTGCACATGTGTGGAGGTCGTGGGTCAACGCCCTCGATGTGAGACCATTGACCTACGACTTAAGGTTGACATTTTCTGTCAATGCAAGACAAAAGCTCCGGAACCCACCCTTGAAGGAAGGGTTCTACGGCAATGTAGTGTGTGTACCTTGCACAACAAGCAAAGTTTCAGAGCTTGTGAACCCTGAACGGCTTTCAGAGACAACGAGGTTGGTTCGAGAAGCAAGGCTAAGCGTGTCGGAGGAATATTTGAGGTCAACGGTGGATTTCGTTGACTTGGAGAGGCCAAAGCAACTAGAGTTTGGAGGGAAGCTAACAATAACTCAGTGGACAAGGTTTTCAATATACAGGTGTGCAGATTTCGGGTGGGGAAGGCCACTATATGCTGGTCCTATAGACTTGACTCCTACGCCTCAAGTTTGTGTTTTTTTGCCCGAAGGACAAGATGGTAGTGGTGGTGATTCTTGTTCCGGTGGTGGTTCTATGATTGTGTGTATATGTTTGCCAGAATCTGCTGCTCATAAGTTTACTCAAGCATTCATGTTGTTGGATGACTCAAAATTCACACATTAG